From the genome of Bacteroidota bacterium:
TGCCTCGACGTCGGGACGTACGAGCGCAGCGTCGGTGCCGGGCTCCTCCCTGACGACGAGACCGACTTCACCGCAGCCAACCGCCGCCTCCAGGCAGCGCTCGCCGCGCGCGGGTACGACGCCGAGTACGCCGAGTACCCGGAGGGGCACACCTGGGGTACCTGGCGCGCGCACCTGCTCGACGCGCTGCCCCACTTCTTCCCGTCTCACAAGCGGTAGGCGTGATGCGATTCGGCATGGATTTCGGCGGGACTAACCTCAAGGCGGGCGTGTTCACCGAGTCCGGGGAGAGCGTCGTCTTCGAGCAGACCCCGCTGCGCGCCCACCTCCAGGGCGACCTGCTGGACAACCTCATCGTCTACGCGCTGCGCCTGACCGGCGGCTACGACCTCACCGTGGGCGGGCTTGCCATCAAGGGCCTCGTCGACTCCGGCGCGGGCCGCGTCGTCGAAGACCTCGGCGAGGGCAACCTCCTAGCGGGGGCCGACCTGCGCGGGGCGTTCGGGCGAGCCCTCGGCATTCCGTTCGCCGTCGAGAATGACGCGCGAGCGTACGCGTGGGGCGAATGGCGCTTCGGGGCGGGGCAGGGGACGGCGGTGATGGTCTGCTTCACGCTCGGCACGGGCGTGGGCGGGGCCACCGTGGCGCACGGCGCGCCCTACATCGGGGCCGACCCGCTCAGCGGCATCCACGGCGGCCACCTCACCATCGACCGGAACGGGCCGCGCTGCCCCTGCGGCAGCCGGGGCTGCCTCGAACTCTACTGCTCGGCGACGGCCTTCAGGGCACGCGTCGAGGACGCGCACCTGGACCTCCCGTCGGCCGTCGGGGCCACGCTCCCCGCCTTCTTCGAGGCCGTCCGCACACACGGCGCGCCGTACCAAGCCACGCTCGACCGCTACCTCGACGACCTCGCGCTCGGCGTCGTCAACGCGGTCCACGCCTTCGGGCCGGACCTCGTCGTGCTCGGCGGCGGCGTGATGAACAGCGCCGACTGCATCCTGCCAGGCCTCGCCGAGCGCGTCGGCGCGGCGGCATGGACGGTCCCGCGCGGCGGCGTCCGCGTGGCGGCGGCGGCACTCGGCAGCCGGGCCGCGGCGCTCGGCGCGGCGTTCCACCCGTCGCTGGAGCACCCCGCCGGCATGCCCCGGCCATCGCCGACAGGCTAGAGGGGGAAATAGGCTACAGTAGTTAGTGTAGCACGCCTGCAAGCTGAGCCCTATATTCTCAACGTGCGGAGCCCAGCGACGGGCTTCCAGAAACGATTACGAAGGCTCAGCACGGGGTAGGGCAGGGGACTCTATCCGGCACACGGCAGCTCGGCATTGTCTCTCTGATCACGCTGCTGAGCTACTGACCAGGGCGATGGTATGATCGATCTACTCACGCGGCACGCGGGCCGAGGACTCCTCGTGTGCCTGCTGGCCGCTTCCGGCGTCCGTGCGCAGCCCGAAGCGGCCGCGCCGCCGGAGGCTGGAGGCCAGGCCGAGACGAGTCCGGCGCGCGAAGGCTACCTCGCCCACCGAGTGGACGGCGAGATACAAGGCCTCGTCTTCTTCCGCATCACGGACGACGGGTTCTTGATGCTGCGCGAGGGCACCGACGAGACGGCTCCGACCGTCACCCTTCCGTCGATCACGGCTCGGACCATCATCGAGCAGATGAACCGGGAGCTCGGGGAAAGCGCCTCCTCTGATCGCGAGCGCCTCGGAGTCGACCTCTTGGGGAACACGCTGTGGGTCCGGTGGGCCAAGCAGATGAGCGTGCTCTGGGTGCTG
Proteins encoded in this window:
- a CDS encoding ROK family protein, yielding MRFGMDFGGTNLKAGVFTESGESVVFEQTPLRAHLQGDLLDNLIVYALRLTGGYDLTVGGLAIKGLVDSGAGRVVEDLGEGNLLAGADLRGAFGRALGIPFAVENDARAYAWGEWRFGAGQGTAVMVCFTLGTGVGGATVAHGAPYIGADPLSGIHGGHLTIDRNGPRCPCGSRGCLELYCSATAFRARVEDAHLDLPSAVGATLPAFFEAVRTHGAPYQATLDRYLDDLALGVVNAVHAFGPDLVVLGGGVMNSADCILPGLAERVGAAAWTVPRGGVRVAAAALGSRAAALGAAFHPSLEHPAGMPRPSPTG